A genomic stretch from Pararhizobium sp. IMCC21322 includes:
- a CDS encoding extracellular solute-binding protein, with amino-acid sequence MSEWKKSTALVGEPQYTDDFTHFNYVNPDAPKGGIVRLATDGTFDTLNSVPQRGNLAIGLGLIYDTLLTPSLDEISAMYPLVATQMRYPDDYSSVTFQLHEDARWHDGEPLTADDVAWSFNTLIENNRVYQNYYKHVSGVEIINDHEVTFTFDQTGNRELPHIVGQLLVMPKHWWEGTDKKGEPRDITKGTLEIPLGSSAYRISRVVPGRTVEYERVEDYWGRDLPVNVGQHNFDRIRYEYFRDSVVQMEAFKSDDYDYRVESTARVWATGYDFPAVADGRVIKESFVERGRGLMVGFIPNLRREKFQDPRVRKALNFAFNFNEMNQALFFDQYERIDSYFYGEELASSGVPTGLELEILDGMRDMVPEEVFTTPYENPVSGDTRAYRTNLRESIKLFREAGYELKDGKMVNATTGEPFTIEYLLNSNRFEKVALRLKSNFARIGVDLSVRIVDSSQWVNRVRSRDFDFIYSGWAQSLSPGNEQLEYFGSAAADQESARNWAGVKNPAVDKLIQRIIFAKDRDELIAATKAMDRVLLANHYIIPGWTLLSTRTARWDRFSHPETLPAFSEPGFPTIWWYDDEKAARVEAAE; translated from the coding sequence ATGAGCGAGTGGAAAAAGTCCACTGCCTTGGTTGGTGAGCCGCAATACACTGATGATTTTACTCATTTTAATTATGTCAATCCGGATGCCCCAAAGGGTGGAATTGTGCGTCTGGCAACTGACGGCACTTTTGACACGCTCAATTCCGTTCCACAACGCGGCAATCTGGCGATTGGTCTGGGCCTGATTTACGACACTCTGTTGACGCCTTCCCTCGACGAAATCTCGGCAATGTATCCGCTGGTCGCCACGCAGATGCGCTATCCCGATGATTACTCCAGCGTCACATTCCAACTGCATGAAGACGCGCGCTGGCACGACGGAGAGCCGCTGACAGCCGATGATGTGGCCTGGTCGTTCAATACGCTGATTGAGAACAACCGCGTTTACCAGAATTATTACAAGCATGTCAGTGGTGTGGAAATCATCAATGATCACGAAGTCACGTTCACCTTCGACCAGACTGGAAACCGTGAGCTGCCGCACATTGTTGGCCAGTTGCTGGTTATGCCCAAGCATTGGTGGGAGGGCACGGATAAAAAGGGCGAGCCACGGGATATAACGAAGGGTACTTTGGAAATCCCGCTTGGAAGCAGCGCTTACCGCATTTCACGAGTCGTTCCTGGGCGTACTGTTGAATATGAACGTGTTGAAGATTACTGGGGCCGGGATTTGCCGGTTAATGTCGGTCAGCACAATTTTGATCGAATCCGATACGAATACTTCCGTGACTCAGTTGTCCAGATGGAAGCCTTCAAATCTGACGATTATGATTATCGGGTTGAAAGCACAGCGCGTGTCTGGGCCACCGGGTATGATTTTCCCGCAGTGGCTGACGGTCGGGTCATCAAAGAGAGTTTTGTCGAGCGCGGGCGCGGGCTGATGGTTGGGTTCATACCCAATTTGCGCCGTGAGAAGTTTCAGGATCCGCGTGTTCGCAAGGCTCTGAACTTCGCGTTTAATTTCAACGAGATGAACCAGGCTCTTTTCTTCGACCAATACGAACGCATTGACTCCTATTTTTATGGAGAGGAATTGGCTTCGTCCGGTGTGCCGACAGGTCTTGAACTTGAGATACTCGATGGCATGCGTGACATGGTCCCGGAGGAGGTTTTCACAACACCCTACGAAAATCCGGTGTCTGGTGACACGCGCGCATATCGCACCAATTTGCGCGAATCCATCAAGCTGTTTCGTGAAGCCGGCTACGAGTTGAAAGACGGCAAGATGGTAAATGCCACGACTGGCGAGCCCTTTACCATTGAGTATTTGCTTAACAGTAATCGCTTTGAAAAGGTCGCATTGCGCCTGAAGTCGAATTTCGCACGAATTGGCGTCGATCTTTCGGTGCGCATTGTTGACAGTTCCCAATGGGTAAACCGCGTACGAAGCCGTGACTTTGACTTTATCTACTCCGGTTGGGCGCAGTCACTTTCTCCGGGAAACGAGCAATTGGAGTATTTTGGCTCCGCTGCTGCAGACCAGGAAAGTGCGCGCAACTGGGCCGGTGTAAAAAACCCTGCCGTTGACAAGCTCATTCAACGCATAATCTTTGCCAAGGACCGCGATGAACTGATCGCTGCGACGAAGGCCATGGACAGGGTACTTCTGGCCAATCATTACATCATCCCGGGCTGGACGCTGTTGTCGACACGCACGGCCCGTTGGGATCGTTTTTCCCATCCAGAGACGCTGCCTGCGTTCTCAGAACCGGGCTTCCCGACTATCTGGTGGTATGATGATGAAAAGGCCGCCCGCGTTGAGGCTGCCGAATGA
- a CDS encoding extracellular solute-binding protein: MTKQTQTGITRREGLLFAGGTVLSLAAGPVHAQTLVSQVEGFTDQPARHGLSIFGDLKYPAGFSHFDYANPSAPKGGRFVLAPGSWFHNQNPQTFNTLNGYVTKGDAPPRLELIFDSLMARAHDEPDAVYGLVADSITVSEDGNSFLFSLRPNARFHDGTPLTAEDVVFSLTTLKEKGHPDYTQSFRKVMALEALDEGRLLVTLDGTQSRGLIFEVAGAPIFSKAYYADRDFTASTMDPPLASGPYRIGRFDAGTFLEYERVEDYWAKDLPIMRGQANFDVVRVEFYRERQTAFEAFKKGNMTFRQEFTSKTWETEYNFPAALDGRIKKVLFPAELRPRFQGSFLNTRRQKFADPRTREALVLCFDYEWVNENLFFNAYSRVSSYVEGSIYKAEGVASGMELALLEPFRDQLPEAVFGEAYLPPVSDGSGRDRSLLRRASELLSEAGWQRRDGGLYSVNGQKLTMEIMVRSPVFERVYGKYVDSLRAVGIEATIRVVDPAQFQARSSVFDYDMVGTALSLGATPFSSADQLFSSRSADLEGSNNWAGIKDPVVDALTEIVEAAKDRETHQAAWRALDRVVRAGHYWLPGWYSANHRIAVWDKYEWPDTKPDYYFPVETTWWSKTT; the protein is encoded by the coding sequence ATGACAAAGCAAACCCAGACAGGCATAACCCGGCGTGAAGGATTGTTGTTTGCCGGTGGGACAGTGCTGAGCCTTGCGGCAGGTCCGGTTCATGCCCAAACGCTGGTCAGCCAAGTTGAAGGCTTTACAGACCAACCTGCCCGCCACGGCCTGTCCATCTTTGGTGATCTGAAATATCCCGCTGGCTTCTCCCACTTTGATTATGCCAATCCATCGGCACCAAAGGGCGGGCGCTTTGTGTTGGCGCCGGGAAGCTGGTTTCACAATCAAAATCCGCAAACCTTCAATACGCTGAATGGCTACGTCACCAAGGGGGATGCCCCTCCACGGCTTGAACTGATCTTTGATTCGTTGATGGCCCGCGCCCATGATGAGCCGGACGCTGTTTACGGGCTGGTGGCAGACAGCATTACCGTGTCTGAAGACGGCAACAGCTTTTTGTTCAGTCTTCGCCCCAATGCCCGGTTCCACGATGGGACGCCGTTGACGGCAGAAGATGTGGTGTTTTCTCTGACGACACTGAAAGAGAAGGGGCACCCTGATTACACTCAGAGCTTTCGCAAGGTAATGGCCCTTGAGGCACTTGATGAAGGGCGCCTTCTGGTCACGCTGGATGGCACCCAGTCCCGCGGCCTGATTTTTGAAGTTGCTGGCGCACCAATTTTCTCAAAAGCCTATTACGCAGATCGAGACTTTACCGCGTCCACCATGGACCCGCCCCTTGCGTCAGGTCCTTACAGGATTGGCCGCTTCGATGCCGGAACCTTTCTGGAGTATGAGCGTGTAGAGGATTATTGGGCAAAGGATTTGCCCATCATGCGCGGTCAGGCCAATTTTGATGTGGTGCGTGTTGAATTCTACCGCGAGCGGCAGACAGCATTTGAGGCCTTCAAAAAAGGCAATATGACATTCCGGCAGGAATTCACATCCAAGACCTGGGAAACGGAATACAACTTTCCCGCCGCCCTTGATGGCCGGATCAAGAAGGTTTTGTTTCCAGCCGAACTCCGGCCGCGATTTCAGGGCTCCTTTCTGAACACCAGACGCCAGAAATTTGCCGATCCGCGAACCCGCGAAGCATTGGTGCTTTGCTTCGATTATGAATGGGTCAATGAAAACCTGTTCTTCAACGCCTATTCCCGCGTTTCCTCCTATGTCGAAGGGTCGATTTACAAGGCAGAAGGGGTGGCGAGCGGCATGGAGCTTGCGCTGTTGGAGCCATTTCGCGACCAATTGCCCGAAGCAGTTTTCGGCGAAGCCTATCTTCCGCCCGTATCAGATGGCAGCGGCCGGGACCGCAGCTTGCTGCGGCGTGCCTCCGAACTCCTGTCAGAAGCAGGCTGGCAGCGCCGGGATGGCGGACTTTATAGTGTAAATGGTCAAAAGCTGACGATGGAAATTATGGTGCGCTCGCCTGTGTTTGAACGCGTCTATGGCAAATATGTAGATTCGCTTCGCGCTGTCGGTATTGAGGCCACAATCCGCGTCGTGGACCCTGCACAGTTCCAGGCCCGCTCCTCAGTGTTTGACTACGACATGGTTGGCACTGCGTTGTCATTGGGAGCCACGCCGTTTTCATCTGCTGATCAATTGTTCTCTTCACGCTCCGCTGATCTGGAGGGAAGCAACAATTGGGCAGGCATCAAAGACCCGGTTGTAGATGCGCTGACAGAAATAGTGGAAGCTGCAAAAGACCGCGAAACCCACCAAGCTGCATGGCGGGCTCTTGACCGGGTGGTCCGCGCTGGCCATTACTGGCTTCCAGGGTGGTATTCGGCAAATCATCGAATAGCAGTATGGGATAAATATGAATGGCCAGACACAAAACCGGATTATTATTTCCCTGTGGAAACCACTTGGTGGTCAAAGACGACCTGA
- a CDS encoding microcin C ABC transporter permease YejB, translating into MAAYILKRFLLMIPTLFGIMAITFVIIQFAPGGPVEQVIAKLSGNSISATERISGSGGDFGSVGENNLEQSGQADPINSRYRGAQGLDPEFILQLEKDFGFDKPPVERFFSMLWNYVRFDFGDSYFRDVSVIDLIKEKMPVSISLGLWMTLISYGISIPLGISKAVRDGSRFDVWTSSIIIVGYAVPGFLIAILLIVVFAGGSFWDIFPLRGLTSENFDQLNLFEKVLDYFWHLVLPLTAMALAAFATSTLLTKNSFLDEIRKQYVVTAKAKGVSNRQVLYGHVFRNAMLIVIAGFPGAFIGAFFSGSLLIETIFSLDGLGLLSFESVLNRDYAVVFATLYIFSIMGLLVSLISDLTYTWIDPRIDFESREV; encoded by the coding sequence ATGGCCGCTTATATTCTGAAACGCTTTTTGCTCATGATCCCAACCTTGTTCGGGATTATGGCCATTACCTTTGTCATCATCCAGTTCGCGCCCGGCGGGCCGGTGGAACAGGTGATTGCGAAACTCTCCGGCAATTCCATTTCAGCCACAGAGCGCATCAGCGGATCCGGCGGTGATTTTGGATCCGTTGGTGAAAATAATCTGGAACAATCCGGTCAGGCTGATCCGATCAACTCACGCTATCGCGGGGCACAAGGCCTTGACCCGGAGTTTATCCTTCAGCTGGAAAAAGACTTTGGCTTCGACAAGCCGCCGGTTGAGCGCTTTTTCTCCATGCTCTGGAATTATGTGCGCTTTGACTTCGGCGACAGCTATTTCCGCGATGTCAGCGTCATTGATCTCATCAAGGAAAAAATGCCTGTCTCGATTTCACTCGGCCTCTGGATGACACTGATCTCCTACGGCATCTCAATCCCCCTGGGCATTTCCAAAGCAGTACGTGATGGAAGCCGTTTTGATGTGTGGACTTCTTCAATCATCATTGTCGGCTATGCGGTGCCAGGGTTTTTAATTGCGATCTTGCTGATTGTAGTTTTTGCCGGGGGCAGTTTCTGGGATATTTTCCCTTTACGCGGTCTGACCTCGGAGAATTTCGACCAGCTGAATCTGTTTGAAAAAGTGCTGGATTATTTCTGGCACCTGGTCCTGCCTTTGACTGCCATGGCATTGGCCGCCTTCGCCACATCCACGCTGCTCACGAAAAACTCGTTTCTGGATGAAATTCGCAAACAGTATGTGGTCACAGCCAAGGCAAAAGGCGTGTCCAATCGTCAGGTTTTGTATGGTCACGTATTCCGAAACGCGATGCTGATTGTGATCGCAGGTTTTCCAGGTGCCTTTATCGGAGCATTCTTCTCCGGGTCTTTGTTGATTGAAACGATCTTCTCGTTGGACGGTCTGGGGCTTTTGAGCTTTGAATCTGTTCTCAACAGGGACTATGCGGTGGTCTTTGCAACACTCTACATCTTTTCGATCATGGGGCTCCTGGTCAGTCTGATATCGGATTTGACCTATACGTGGATTGATCCGCGTATCGATTTTGAATCGCGGGAGGTGTAG
- a CDS encoding ABC transporter permease → MDAQITPAETTDAAAAPQKRSRFSPINQRRWQNFKGNGRGYWSLQIFLVLFFVTLFAEFIANDKPLLVSYQGELLTPVFVDYPEEKFGGFLPVTDYRDPFVLEEIEANGWILWAPIRYSYRTVNNEIPTPAPSAPSWMLDKEERCQRYPGGVDDPNCSIGNWNWFGTDDQARDVMARLIYGFRISVLFGLTLTIFSSIIGIAAGATQGYFGGWTDLLFQRFIEIWTSVPTLYLLLILAAIITPNFWILLGILLLFSWVSLVAVVRAEFLRARNFEYVNAARALGVGNMTIMWRHLLPNAMVATLTFMPFILNGSITTLTSLDFLGFGLPPGSPSLGELLAQGKNNLQAPWLALTGFFVISLMLSLLIFVGEAVRDAFDPRKTFS, encoded by the coding sequence ATGGATGCACAGATTACACCAGCCGAGACAACAGATGCGGCAGCGGCTCCGCAGAAACGCAGCCGGTTCTCGCCAATCAATCAGAGGCGCTGGCAGAACTTTAAGGGCAATGGCCGCGGCTACTGGAGCCTGCAGATTTTTCTGGTGTTGTTTTTCGTCACCCTGTTTGCCGAATTCATTGCCAATGACAAACCTTTGCTCGTCTCCTATCAGGGCGAACTGCTGACACCGGTCTTTGTCGATTATCCTGAAGAGAAGTTTGGCGGTTTCTTGCCCGTGACGGATTATCGGGATCCATTTGTGCTGGAAGAAATCGAGGCCAATGGCTGGATTCTATGGGCGCCAATCCGTTATTCCTACCGCACTGTGAATAATGAAATTCCAACGCCCGCGCCTTCAGCTCCCTCATGGATGCTGGACAAGGAGGAACGCTGCCAGCGTTATCCGGGCGGGGTTGATGATCCCAATTGCTCCATCGGCAACTGGAACTGGTTCGGCACAGATGATCAGGCCCGTGATGTTATGGCCCGCCTGATATACGGCTTCCGGATATCGGTTCTGTTTGGTCTGACATTGACAATATTCTCGTCCATCATCGGCATTGCTGCTGGCGCGACGCAGGGCTATTTCGGTGGCTGGACGGATCTTCTGTTTCAGCGCTTCATTGAAATCTGGACCTCGGTTCCAACCCTCTATCTGTTGTTGATACTGGCCGCCATCATCACACCGAACTTCTGGATATTGCTCGGCATTCTGCTGCTGTTTTCTTGGGTCAGTCTGGTGGCTGTTGTGCGGGCCGAATTCCTGCGCGCCCGAAACTTTGAATATGTCAACGCAGCCCGTGCTTTGGGCGTGGGCAACATGACGATTATGTGGCGGCATTTGTTGCCAAACGCCATGGTCGCGACGCTCACCTTCATGCCGTTTATCCTCAATGGCTCGATCACAACTCTGACCTCACTGGACTTCCTGGGTTTCGGCCTGCCGCCGGGGTCACCTTCGCTTGGTGAATTGCTGGCACAGGGCAAGAATAACCTTCAGGCACCATGGCTGGCACTGACCGGCTTCTTTGTCATCTCGCTGATGCTGAGCCTTCTGATTTTCGTCGGTGAAGCCGTCCGTGACGCATTTGATCCCAGAAAGACGTTTTCCTGA
- a CDS encoding ABC transporter ATP-binding protein, whose protein sequence is MATDKAAAPLLKVDNLHVDFTADGKTTHAVRGVSFHINQGETVALVGESGSGKSVTALSILKLLPYPPASHPAGSILFDGEDLMQTKETELQHVRGNNISMIFQEPMTSLNPLHSVERQIGETLKLHQGASDTKVRARVLELLNQVGIRDPEKRLESYPHQLSGGQRQRVMIAMALANSPKLLIADEPTTALDVTVQAQILELLADMKTRMGMGMLFITHDLGIVRKIADRVCVMTDGEIVEHGPTEDIFRNPQHSYTQHLLSAEPKGDPPELDVNAAPVMTGKDIKVWFPIKRGFMRKTVDNIKAVDGIDVTVREGQTLGIVGESGSGKTTLGLALMRLISSRGDINLLGTGLQGKSSKELRPLRKDMQIVFQDPFGSLSPRMSIAAIIAEGLTIHFPKLSVEEREQRVSDVLREVGLDPEMRNRYPHEFSGGQRQRFAIARALVLEPKFLMLDEPTSALDMSVQAQVVDLLRAVQKRRNLAYLFISHDLKVVRALANEVIVMRLGRVVEQGPSAKIFDAPEQDYTKALMAAAFDLAAVDSDEVAV, encoded by the coding sequence ATGGCGACAGATAAGGCGGCTGCGCCACTCTTGAAAGTTGACAATCTGCATGTGGATTTTACCGCTGATGGTAAAACCACGCATGCGGTGCGGGGCGTGTCATTTCACATCAATCAGGGCGAAACTGTCGCGCTGGTGGGTGAATCCGGCTCAGGCAAATCGGTCACGGCCTTGTCCATTCTGAAATTGCTGCCCTATCCCCCGGCGTCGCACCCGGCAGGCAGCATTCTGTTTGATGGCGAAGACCTGATGCAGACCAAGGAAACAGAGTTGCAGCACGTGCGCGGCAACAATATTTCCATGATTTTTCAGGAGCCCATGACCTCGCTCAATCCGCTGCATTCGGTTGAACGCCAGATCGGTGAAACCTTGAAACTGCATCAGGGCGCATCTGACACCAAAGTCCGGGCGCGTGTTCTGGAATTGCTCAATCAGGTCGGAATTCGCGATCCTGAGAAACGACTGGAGTCCTACCCGCACCAATTATCCGGCGGGCAGCGCCAGCGTGTGATGATTGCCATGGCCCTTGCCAACAGCCCGAAGCTGCTGATTGCCGATGAGCCAACCACGGCGCTTGATGTAACTGTGCAGGCGCAGATATTGGAATTGCTGGCAGATATGAAAACCCGCATGGGTATGGGCATGCTGTTCATCACCCATGATCTGGGCATTGTGCGCAAGATTGCAGACAGGGTCTGTGTCATGACCGATGGTGAGATTGTGGAGCATGGGCCAACGGAAGATATTTTCCGCAACCCGCAGCACAGCTATACCCAACATCTGCTGTCTGCGGAGCCAAAGGGTGATCCACCGGAGTTGGATGTCAACGCAGCGCCCGTCATGACCGGGAAGGACATCAAGGTCTGGTTCCCGATCAAGCGCGGATTTATGCGCAAGACGGTGGACAACATCAAAGCCGTCGACGGTATTGATGTAACGGTGCGCGAAGGCCAGACACTGGGCATTGTTGGTGAAAGCGGATCAGGCAAGACGACGCTTGGTCTGGCATTGATGCGGCTTATTTCCTCAAGGGGCGATATCAATCTTCTGGGAACGGGTCTTCAGGGCAAATCATCAAAGGAATTGCGCCCATTGCGCAAGGATATGCAGATTGTCTTTCAGGATCCATTCGGTTCTCTCAGTCCGCGTATGTCAATTGCCGCAATTATTGCAGAAGGCCTGACAATCCATTTCCCCAAATTGTCTGTGGAAGAGCGCGAACAGCGCGTATCTGACGTGTTGCGCGAAGTTGGGCTGGACCCGGAGATGCGTAATCGCTATCCGCATGAATTCTCCGGTGGTCAGCGCCAGCGCTTCGCCATCGCCCGTGCGCTGGTTCTGGAACCCAAATTTCTGATGCTGGACGAACCGACCTCGGCTCTGGATATGAGCGTACAGGCGCAAGTCGTGGATTTGCTTCGGGCGGTCCAGAAACGGCGCAATCTGGCTTATCTGTTTATCAGCCACGATCTGAAAGTCGTGCGCGCGCTTGCCAATGAAGTCATCGTTATGCGGCTTGGCAGAGTTGTGGAGCAGGGACCATCAGCAAAGATTTTTGATGCGCCCGAGCAGGATTATACCAAGGCCCTGATGGCCGCAGCCTTTGATCTTGCTGCAGTCGATTCTGATGAGGTTGCGGTCTAA
- a CDS encoding glyoxylate/hydroxypyruvate reductase A, with product MSILVLVDGWNPAPWVHALKAAMPDERIEAYPDIKDPEAVEYALVWAAQGETLATFPNLKALFSLGAGVDHLFGGNTLPPVPLARVVDPDLTAWMTEWVVAQVLLHHRQQLQYSQQQRRRNWQVLAQPLAREVQIGLMGLGELGRDSAGLLHKLGFGLRGWSRTPKELDNVTCFHGADGLDEFLSGTDILVCLLPLTPETKGLIGASVFEKLHRSGPLGGSVFINAGRGRIHVETDVVAALQSGVLKAASLDVFEVEPLPKESPLWDLDNIIITPHVAAVSDPKTLSQLIARQVGAHRDGRSLEHLVDMTRGY from the coding sequence ATGAGCATTCTTGTATTGGTCGATGGCTGGAATCCGGCGCCCTGGGTGCATGCCCTCAAGGCAGCAATGCCGGATGAGCGTATTGAGGCCTATCCAGATATCAAAGACCCGGAAGCGGTTGAGTATGCCCTGGTGTGGGCAGCCCAGGGCGAAACCCTGGCCACGTTTCCAAATTTAAAGGCTCTGTTTTCTTTGGGGGCAGGTGTTGACCATTTGTTTGGTGGCAACACATTGCCCCCAGTGCCACTTGCACGCGTTGTCGACCCTGATCTGACAGCCTGGATGACGGAGTGGGTTGTGGCGCAGGTCTTGCTGCACCACCGCCAGCAATTGCAGTATTCTCAACAACAGCGCCGTCGCAATTGGCAGGTTTTGGCGCAGCCTTTAGCCAGAGAAGTGCAGATCGGCTTGATGGGCCTTGGCGAATTGGGGCGTGATTCAGCGGGCCTGTTACACAAGCTTGGCTTTGGTTTGCGCGGCTGGAGCCGAACTCCGAAAGAACTGGACAATGTTACCTGCTTTCACGGTGCTGATGGGCTGGATGAATTTCTGTCCGGTACGGATATTCTGGTGTGCCTGCTGCCACTGACACCGGAGACGAAGGGGCTGATCGGGGCATCTGTCTTTGAAAAGCTGCACCGAAGCGGACCGCTGGGCGGGTCGGTCTTCATCAATGCCGGGCGCGGGCGCATTCATGTGGAAACGGATGTTGTGGCCGCCTTGCAAAGCGGCGTGCTGAAAGCGGCCAGTCTGGATGTGTTTGAAGTGGAGCCCTTGCCGAAGGAGAGCCCGCTTTGGGACTTGGACAACATTATCATCACACCGCATGTGGCAGCGGTCAGCGATCCAAAGACCCTGTCACAGCTGATTGCCAGACAGGTGGGTGCTCATAGGGACGGCAGATCGCTGGAGCATCTGGTGGATATGACACGCGGTTATTAA
- a CDS encoding nucleoside/nucleotide kinase family protein has translation MSQSIDQQELLTELVKGVDAGLAGDRLIIAIAGAPASGKSTLAEWLVDQLNEVRAGQAALLPMDGYHYDDHVLTPKGWQAQKGAPHTFDVGGLAAMIKRLRANTEPSIAVPVFDRTIEIARAGAALIEQATRVIVVEGNYLLLDEAPWQQLAEQFDRTVMVEVGAAELERRLRERWVKLGLSEADVERKVFDNDLPNGLLVYGKSRVPDIRLQSN, from the coding sequence ATGTCGCAATCTATTGATCAGCAGGAACTTTTGACGGAGCTGGTAAAAGGCGTCGATGCCGGTTTGGCTGGCGACAGGCTCATCATTGCCATTGCAGGCGCGCCCGCTTCAGGTAAGTCGACCCTTGCTGAATGGCTGGTGGATCAACTGAATGAAGTCCGTGCGGGGCAGGCCGCCTTACTGCCCATGGATGGCTATCATTATGATGACCATGTGCTGACACCAAAAGGATGGCAGGCGCAAAAAGGCGCGCCCCATACATTTGATGTTGGTGGACTGGCTGCCATGATCAAACGGCTTCGGGCTAACACTGAGCCGTCCATTGCTGTGCCAGTGTTTGACAGAACCATAGAAATTGCCCGTGCGGGTGCCGCTCTCATTGAACAGGCAACCCGTGTGATTGTGGTTGAAGGGAATTATCTGCTGTTGGATGAGGCACCCTGGCAGCAATTGGCGGAGCAGTTTGACAGAACGGTGATGGTCGAGGTGGGAGCTGCTGAATTGGAGCGGCGCTTGCGAGAGCGCTGGGTAAAGCTGGGGCTGTCAGAGGCTGATGTTGAACGCAAGGTTTTCGACAATGATTTGCCGAATGGCCTGTTGGTTTATGGAAAAAGCCGGGTGCCGGATATACGCCTTCAAAGCAACTGA